The sequence below is a genomic window from Sphingobacterium sp. ML3W.
TTCAGAGACAACAAGAACCGTAGTCTGTGGATCATCTACACTAATCATACCAATTACTTCATCGCTTTCGCTGCCTAAAGTAATACCACGTACACCAGTAGCAGTTCTACCCATAGGTCTTACTGTTGATTCATTAAAGCGAATAGCACGTCCAGAACGTAAAGCCATTACGATTTCACTCGTTCCACTGGTTAAGCAAGCTTCTAATAACTGATCGCCTTCATTGATATTAATAGCATTGATACCATTAGCGCGAGGGCGAGAGTATGCCTCTAAAGAAGTTTTCTTAATTGTACCTTTCTTAGTACACATAATGATGAAGTTGTTTTCCAAGTACTCTTGGTCTTTTAAATTCTTCACTAATATGTACGCTTTAATTTTTTCGTCTTTCGGGATATTGATAATATTCTGTAAAGCACGTCCTCGGGAAGTTCTACTTCCTTCTGGGACTTCAAATGCACGAAGCCAGAAACAACGACCAGATTCCGTAAACAATAACATATAATTATGCGCTGAAGCAGTAATAATGTGTTCTGTAAAGTCTTCTTCACGTGTGCTTGACCCAATAGAGCCGCGACCACCTCTTCCTTGACGTTTGTATTCGGTAAGGGGAGTACGTTTTACATAGCTATTATGAGAGATTGTAATAACGATTTCTTCATCATCAATAAAATCTTCCATACGCATATCTTCCGCTGAATGAACAATGATTGATCTTCTCTCGTCACCATATTTCTCTCTGATCTCGATCAATTCATCCTTAATGATTTGCATACGAAGACTCTCGTCTGCTAAAACAGATTTTAAGTAATCAATTGTTTTCATTAATTCAGCATATTCTTCCTTAATTTTATCATGCTCAAGGCCTGTTAAACGACGAAGAGTCATGTCTAGGATAGCACGTGCTTGGAGGTCAGATAAACCGAATTTCTCCATTAAACCTACGCGTGCATCTTCTGGTGTTGCAGAAGCACGAATAAGTTTAATCACTTCATCCAAATGATCTAGAGCGATTAAATATCCCTCAAGGATATGTGCTCTTTTCTCAGCTTCTGCCAATTCAAATCGTGTACGACGTGTAATAACCTCATGACGGTGATCTACGAAGACCTGAATCATATCTTTCAGATTCATCAATACTGGTCTCCCTTTGACAAGAGCAATATTGTTTACTGAAAATGAGGTTTGTAGCGCAGTATATTTAAAGAGGTTGTTTAGAACAACATTGGCATTTGCATCGCGTTTAACATCGTATACTATACGTAAACCTGTACGGTCAGACTCGTCACGAATAGCGGAAATACCTTCTAATTTTTTCTCATTAACCAATTCCGCGGTACGTTCAATCATATTCGCTTTATTGATTTGATATGGAATCTCCGTGACTATGATTGATTCTCTACCTGACTTTGATACTTCAATTTCGGTTTTTGCACGCATCACAACACGACCGCGTCCTGTGGTTTCAGCATCTTGCACACCTGAATAACCATAGATTAAACCACCTGTAGGAAAATCTGGTCCTTTGATGTATTGCATCAATTCAGGGATGTCAATATCACGGTTGTTAATATAGGCAACTGTACCGTTGATTACCTCTGTCAAGTTGTGTGGCGCCATATTTGTAGCCATACCAACTGCAATACCAGAAGCACCATTCACTAATAAATTAGGAACACGTGTGGGCAATACTGTTGGCTCTTGTAGCGAGTCATCAAAGTTCAATTGATAGTCTACTGTATCTTTATTGATATCCGATAAGATGTCCTCAGCAATTTTCTTAAGTCTCGCTTCAGTATAACGCATTGCAGCAGGAGGATCTCCATCGACAGAACCGTAGTTACCTTGACCATCCACTAAAGGATAGCGCATGTTCCAATCTTGTGCTAGACGTACCATTGCATCGTAAACGGAAGTATCACCATGTGGATGGTACTTTCCTAGAACGTCACCAACGATACGCGCTGATTTTTTGTAAGGTTTAGTACTTGTAACACCTAAATCCAACATGCCGTAAA
It includes:
- the gyrA gene encoding DNA gyrase subunit A, which produces MAEETENDNNLVPANDRIISVSIEDQMKTAYIDYSMTVIVSRALPDARDGMKPVHRRVLYGMLDLGVTSTKPYKKSARIVGDVLGKYHPHGDTSVYDAMVRLAQDWNMRYPLVDGQGNYGSVDGDPPAAMRYTEARLKKIAEDILSDINKDTVDYQLNFDDSLQEPTVLPTRVPNLLVNGASGIAVGMATNMAPHNLTEVINGTVAYINNRDIDIPELMQYIKGPDFPTGGLIYGYSGVQDAETTGRGRVVMRAKTEIEVSKSGRESIIVTEIPYQINKANMIERTAELVNEKKLEGISAIRDESDRTGLRIVYDVKRDANANVVLNNLFKYTALQTSFSVNNIALVKGRPVLMNLKDMIQVFVDHRHEVITRRTRFELAEAEKRAHILEGYLIALDHLDEVIKLIRASATPEDARVGLMEKFGLSDLQARAILDMTLRRLTGLEHDKIKEEYAELMKTIDYLKSVLADESLRMQIIKDELIEIREKYGDERRSIIVHSAEDMRMEDFIDDEEIVITISHNSYVKRTPLTEYKRQGRGGRGSIGSSTREEDFTEHIITASAHNYMLLFTESGRCFWLRAFEVPEGSRTSRGRALQNIINIPKDEKIKAYILVKNLKDQEYLENNFIIMCTKKGTIKKTSLEAYSRPRANGINAININEGDQLLEACLTSGTSEIVMALRSGRAIRFNESTVRPMGRTATGVRGITLGSESDEVIGMISVDDPQTTVLVVSEKGYGKRTDIEDYRVTNRGGKGVKTISVTEKTGNLVAVKGVNDTEDLMIINKSGIVIRISVEGLRVMGRATQGVRLINLKGDDEIASITKVDREEEEEELEEETLAIEGDENSTENTEPDQDDKSESNEE